The following are encoded together in the Brassica napus cultivar Da-Ae chromosome A9, Da-Ae, whole genome shotgun sequence genome:
- the LOC106405699 gene encoding zinc finger protein GAI-ASSOCIATED FACTOR 1, whose amino-acid sequence MKMPVDLDKSSTVSGEASVSSTGNQQNPLPKSAAKKKRNLPGMPDPNSEVIALSPKTLLATNRFVCEICNKGFQRDQNLQLHRRGHNLPWKLRQKSSQEVKKKVYVCPETSCVHHDPSRALGDLTGIKKHFCRKHGEKKWKCDKCSKRYAVVSDWKAHSKICGTKEYKCDCGTLFSRRDSFMTHRAFCDALAEESVRSHTHGKKQSPEILTRKKPVPDPKPSLAAAPVETQPTIAIKRPESPKTPREVLQEAQEPTGLNGVYFDSSSASPSMYASSCSQSLFAPSSSIEPISLGLSTSHGPSFLCSPRFPTQPAMSATALLQKAAQMGAASSGGSLLRGLGIVSSTSPSMDSIVPNGLALGLPCGGESSSGLKELMMGNSSVFGPKQTTLDFLGLGRAVGNGGGPGSTLAGPRGGSIDALATFGSGEFSGNDIGRRTS is encoded by the exons atgaaGATGCCGGTAGATTTAGACAAGTCCTCCACAGTCTCCGGCGAGGCAAGTGTCTCCTCCACCGGAAACCAACAAAACCCACTTCCCAAATCCGCCGCAAAGAAGAAACGAAACCTCCCTGGCATGCCCG aTCCGAACTCAGAAGTGATAGCTTTATCACCGAAGACTCTACTAGCAACGAACAGATTCGTCTGCGAAATCTGCAACAAAGGCTTCCAGAGAGACCAGAACCTTCAGCTTCACCGTCGCGGCCATAACTTACCGTGGAAACTCAGGCAGAAATCGAGCCAAGAAGTCAAGAAGAAGGTTTACGTGTGTCCCGAGACGAGCTGTGTTCACCACGACCCTTCACGCGCTTTGGGAGATCTCACCGGGATCAAGAAACACTTTTGTCGGAAACACGGCGAGAAGAAGTGGAAATGCGACAAATGCTCCAAGAGATACGCTGTTGTGTCTGACTGGAAAGCTCATTCTAAGATCTGTGGTACTAAAGAGTATAAATGCGATTGTGGTACTCTCTTCTCTAG GAGAGATAGCTTTATGACGCATAGAGCTTTCTGTGATGCTTTGGCTGAAGAAAGTGTGAGAAGCCATACTCATGGTAAGAAGCAGAGTCCTGAAATTTTGACCCGGAAGAAACCTGTACCCGACCCGAAACCTTCCTTGGCTGCTGCTCCGGTGGAAACTCAGCCTACTATAGCCATTAAGCGACCAG AATCTCCAAAAACCCCACGTGAAGTCTTGCAAGAAGCTCAAGAACCAACAGGTTTAAACGGTGTTTACTTCGAttcttcatcagcttctccaAGTATGTACGCGTCTTCTTGCTCACAGTCTCTATTCGCGCCGTCTTCATCCATTGAACCCATCTCTTTGGGTCTCTCAACGAGTCACGGACCATCTTTTCTCTGCTCACCGCGGTTCCCAACTCAGCCGGCTATGTCAGCTACCGCTCTGCTTCAAAAGGCAGCTCAAATGGGAGCTGCTTCTTCAGGTGGTTCATTGCTTCGCGGGTTAGGCATAGTTTCATCAACTTCACCTTCTATGGACTCAATAGTCCCCAATGGTCTAGCATTGGGACTGCCTTGTGGAGGTGAAAGCAGCTCGGGTTTGAAAGAGCTTATGATGGGGAATTCATCTGTGTTTGGTCCGAAACAAACAACGTTAGACTTTCTCGGGTTAGGTAGAGCGGTTGGTAACGGAGGTGGTCCTGGATCCACTCTAGCTGGACCAAGAGGAGGTAGCATCGATGCGTTGGCGACATTTGGGTCGGGAGAGTTTTCAGGAAATGACATTGGTAGAAGAACATCATAA
- the LOC125578178 gene encoding glycine-rich cell wall structural protein 1.0-like, which produces MNVRFEWKDFGMFPERLAWEMPRGGDGDGGDSEVGEVDEASEGESREAGEGGDGGEGVERVREVRGRGEGRAVVEREGGEGGGEGFEGCGGDGEIGGAVCEGEGGDEAEWGAGVAGYDGGGGFFGGGVVVVAGVLEGEDVEGFEGFELLWVEWGGGGCARGSGGGAWDQDRL; this is translated from the exons ATGAATGTGAGATTCGAGTGGAAGGATTTTGGGATGTTCCCGGAGAGATTGGCGTGGGAGATG CCCCGAGGTGGAGACGGGGACGGAGGAGACAGTGAGGTCGGTGAGGTTGACGAGGCGAGCGAGGGAGAGTCCCGAGAGGCGGGGGAAGGAGGAGACGGGGGAGAAGGAGTGGAGCGAGTCCGGGAGGTGAGGGGGAGGGGAGAGGGAAGGGCAGTTGTGGAAAGAGAGGGAGGTGAGGGAGGGGGAGAGGGCTTTGAGGGCTGTGGAGGAGATGGAGAGATCGGAGGAGCAGTTTGTGAAGGAGAGGGAGGTGACGAGGCGGAATGGGGAGCCGGTGTCGCAGGTTACGACGGTGGTGGCGGGTTTTTTGGAGGAGGGGTGGTGGTGGTTGCAGGGGTTCTTGAGGGTGAGGATGTTGAGGGATTCGAGGGCTTTGAGCTGCTTTGGGTCGAGTGGGGAGGTGGAGGATGTGCGAGGGGGAGTGGGGGAGGTGCGTGGGACCAGGACCGGCTTTAG